CTGCTACAGTAACCACTTCGATTTATTCTCCAAAAATGACTCAAAAAGGTGCGTTTCACAGATTTTTATTTGGCCAACATTACAGAAAATATTACAGTCTCCCTATTAAAGCTACAACTGCAACTGTAGACACTTTGAAAGGTGGCTTGAAACCAATTCGAGAAGGCGGCGGACATCAATCGGTTTCGTTAAGAATGTCTGATCCTCAAGGTCGTGAGTTTATAATGCGTGCGATGAAAAAAAGTGCTACGGTATTTTTACAGTCAGTTGCTTTTAAAGATCAATATGTGGTAAATGATTTTGATAAAACCTATGTTGAAGATTTCTTATTTGATTTTTACACAACATCTCATCCTTATGCTTCTTTTGCAATTGGCGGAATGTCCGATCAAATTGGTTTGAGACATACCAATCCGATTTTATATTATATCCCTAAACAAAATGGTTTAGGTGAATTTAATGCTAGTTTTGGAGATCAATTATATATGGTAGAAGAAAGACCGGCTGATAATCATTTAGACGGAAAAAATTTCGGTAAGCCAAGCAACATCATCGGAACTGATGATATGATGCTAAATCTTCATAAAGATGAAAAATATGGGGTTGATGAAAAAGAATATATAAAAGCACGTTTATTTGATATCCTTTTAGGAGATTGGGATAGACACAGCGATCAATGGCGTTGGGCTGAATATAAAGAAGATGGAAAAGTAATTTATAGACCTATTCCGCGAGATCGTGATCAGGCTTTTGTAAAATACGATGGCGCTTTACTTTCGCTTATCATGAATATGCCTCCGCTTCGTCATATGCGATCTTTTAAAGGCGACAGAATCAATGTGAAATGGCTGGGAAGAGAACCTTATCCAATGGATTTGGCATTTCTAAAAACTGCTCAAGAAAAAGATTGGGTGGAACAGGCTAAATATATTCAGGAAAATCTAACCGACGCAGATATCGATGAAGCTTTCAAAAATATGCCAAAAGAGGTTCAGGACGAAACGGTCGATGAAATAAAAGCAAAACTAAAAAGCAGAAAAAGAGATCTTCAAAAGTATGCTCGCAGATATTCTGATGTTCTAAGCAAAACCGTTATGATTGCTGGAACAGACAAAAAAGATAAATTTGTTTTAAACCATAATGTAAAAAAAGGAATTGAAATTCAGGTTTTCAGAATTAAAAAAGAAGGCGATGAATTGCTTTACACTAAAAATGTAACTGACGATAAAACAAAAAATCTTTGGATTTACGGACTGGACGATAATGATGTTTTTGAAGTAAAAGGAGACCAAAAATCGAGCATTAAAATTCGTTTAATTGGAGGTCAAAATAATGACACTTATAACATTGAAAACGGAAGAAAAGTTATTGTTTACGATTTTAAATCAAAAGAAAACACTTATAATCTGGATTCTAAAACACAAACGCAGTTAACAGATGACTATGATGTTAATTTGTATAACTATGAAAAGCCTAAATACAACGTAATTGCAGGACTTCCGAACATTGGATATAATCCTGATGATGGTGTAAAAATGGGAGTGAACGTAAATTATACCGTTAATAATTTCAAACAGAATCCGTATACACAAAGGCATATTTTTAATGCTTTCTACTATTTTGCTACTGGAGGTTTAGAATTTAATTATGCAGCACATTTCCCAGGCTTATTAGGAAAATGGGTTATTGATGTGGAATCTTTATATACGACTCCAAACTTTGCCATGAACTATTTTGGTTACGGAAATGAGTCGCAGTATGATGATGATTTAGGAATGGATTATAATCGTGTTCGTATCCGAAAATTTAATGCCTCAGGTGCTGTCAGACACGTTGGAAGATTTGGAAGCGAATTTAGCATACAGCCTATTTTTCAGAGAATGACTGTTGAAGAAACCGAAAACCGATACATTAATATTCCTGGAATCGTAAATCCTGATGTATTTAATACCCAGAATTTCGGAAGTTTAAAAGTAAAATACCTTTTTAAAAATTCAGATTTTGCTGCAAAACCAACTTTAGGAATGGCCTTTATGGTTGCTGCAACTTGGACAACTAATTTGGATGATACTAAGAAAAATTTCCCTACTTTGGAGAGTTTCTTAGGTTTTACACACAAGATTGACCACAACGGAAAATTGATATTGGCTACTTACGTAAAAGGAAAGGCTATCTTCAACAATAATTACGAATTCTATCAAGGTGCTTCGCTTGGTGGCGATACCGATTTACGAGGTTTTAGAAACGAACGTTTCTTAGGAAGTTCGTACTTTTCCCAAAGTTCAGATTTACGCTTAAGTATTGGAAAAATTCGTAAAACGATCGTTCCTTTTACTTATGGAATTTTAGGTGGGTTTGACTACGGAAGAGTTTGGCTTGATGGCGAAGATTCTAAAAAATGGCATCACGATTACGGCGGCGGACTTTGGCTAAATGCCATAAATGTTATTACAGCCAGAATTTCTTATTTTAAATCTCCTGACGAAATTGGAAGGGTGATTTTTGGAGCGGCATATAGTTTTTAAGATGCTAAGGTACTGAGGTACTGAGCTGCTAAGATTCTAAGGTTTTCTCTACTTTGAGTTAAAAATAGCCCCGAATTAACGAATAATTTAAGTAAAATCGTCAATTCGGGGCTAATCTTTTCTTAGCACCTCAGTACCTCAGTACCTTAGCGACTTAGAGTAAACTCATAAATCTTTCCTCCTATTTTATTTGTTTTTTCGTCGGCGATTAATAAAGTATTGTTGTCTTTAAAGACGATGGCTTCTTTTTGTGAAAAGTGATTTAGATTTAGTTCTGTATGTGTTCCTTTATGGAATAAATCTCCTTTAAAATCTTTAAACAGTAAAACCTTATCATGGCTTAACAAGGCAACTTTTTTCCCGTCTGGACTTATTGTTGCACTTGTCAGCACACAATGATTGTAATTGCTGCACGTCTTAAATTCGCCAATTTTTACTGCTTTCTGAGTTCCTGCAGCATTTTTTATCTTGTAGATAAAAGCTGTCCCATCAAAACCTTTGCTTCTGTTTTTGGTAAAAAGATAGAAATATCCATTTTGTTCAAAGAAACCTTCAACGTCATAAAACATTTCTTTTTTCTTTGGAGGAAATTCTTTTTGTTCTGGATACGAAAATGAAATTTTATATTCGGCTTTGGCCAGATCAGCATTCAATTGATTTTTTGCCACTTTATAAATACACAAATCTTTTCTTTCGTTATCATTATTTCCAAAATCTCCAATGTAGATATTTCCAGCTTTATCTTTTGTAATATCTTCCCAATCAACATTAGTAGCATTTGAAATTGTGATTGTTTTATCCAATTTTCCTTGAGAATTGATAGCATAAATAGCATTTTTATTCCCGCTGTCTTCCAAAGTGTAAAGAGTGCTGGTTTCAGTAAAATAAGTAATTCCAGAAACTTCTTTTAATTTTTTTGGAAGAGAATAAAGTTCTTTTAACTCAGTATCTGACTGCTGCTGACAAGCCAATAAAACTATCGAAACGGCTACTAAAAAAGATTTTTTCATGATATTATTTTTTATTTGCCACAGATTAAAAGGATTATAATGATTTGAAAATCCTTTTAATCTGTGAAATCTGTGGCTAAAACTTTAAACTAAGTTAGTGTTTTTAAAATTACGTGTAATAAATTCAAACGCGGCTTGCATAACGTGCCCCATCGATTTTGCATTTTTGAACTTCATATCGTTAGTATAACGATACAATTCCATTTTTAACTGCATAAGATGTTCATGCGTCGAAATAGTGTCATGACACATTATATTCAGTAATTTTTTTATTCTGGTTTCAGCAGAATGAATACGTTTTGCCAAAATTGCTCTTTCCTCATCTTTATACTGAATAATCGAACGCTCTTCTAATTTCTCTTTGATCAATTGAATCATTGGAAAATTTTCCTTGAAAA
The Flavobacterium humidisoli DNA segment above includes these coding regions:
- a CDS encoding metallophosphoesterase — its product is MKLFLDNHFIAKIKNFSLAIMALFIVYSCSTRKPQYGKNVSANETENATDTIKIAHTFFLVGDAGNADEEQAQQTLELLHQKLKKANKKSTLLFLGDNIYPKGFPGNKKPEDKALAETKLTNQLKLSEGFRGRTIVIPGNHDWYSGIKGLERQADFVTKYLNDKKGFLPRKSCPIEDVKIDSTTTLIAIDSEWFLEDWNNHPTINDNCEIKTREAFFEELESLLNKNQEKTVVLAIHHPLLSNGTHGGQFSLEKQLFPLEQKIPLPVIGSFINLVRKTSGVSPQDIQNKQYTIYAKRIKTLLQKQKNVIVVSGHDHNLQYISKENIQQIISGAGSKSEAARAINPYDFSYGGNGYAVLTMFKSGDAKVSYYGNENNKEKLLFEREIIKAKEINWASDIPNKFPATVTTSIYSPKMTQKGAFHRFLFGQHYRKYYSLPIKATTATVDTLKGGLKPIREGGGHQSVSLRMSDPQGREFIMRAMKKSATVFLQSVAFKDQYVVNDFDKTYVEDFLFDFYTTSHPYASFAIGGMSDQIGLRHTNPILYYIPKQNGLGEFNASFGDQLYMVEERPADNHLDGKNFGKPSNIIGTDDMMLNLHKDEKYGVDEKEYIKARLFDILLGDWDRHSDQWRWAEYKEDGKVIYRPIPRDRDQAFVKYDGALLSLIMNMPPLRHMRSFKGDRINVKWLGREPYPMDLAFLKTAQEKDWVEQAKYIQENLTDADIDEAFKNMPKEVQDETVDEIKAKLKSRKRDLQKYARRYSDVLSKTVMIAGTDKKDKFVLNHNVKKGIEIQVFRIKKEGDELLYTKNVTDDKTKNLWIYGLDDNDVFEVKGDQKSSIKIRLIGGQNNDTYNIENGRKVIVYDFKSKENTYNLDSKTQTQLTDDYDVNLYNYEKPKYNVIAGLPNIGYNPDDGVKMGVNVNYTVNNFKQNPYTQRHIFNAFYYFATGGLEFNYAAHFPGLLGKWVIDVESLYTTPNFAMNYFGYGNESQYDDDLGMDYNRVRIRKFNASGAVRHVGRFGSEFSIQPIFQRMTVEETENRYINIPGIVNPDVFNTQNFGSLKVKYLFKNSDFAAKPTLGMAFMVAATWTTNLDDTKKNFPTLESFLGFTHKIDHNGKLILATYVKGKAIFNNNYEFYQGASLGGDTDLRGFRNERFLGSSYFSQSSDLRLSIGKIRKTIVPFTYGILGGFDYGRVWLDGEDSKKWHHDYGGGLWLNAINVITARISYFKSPDEIGRVIFGAAYSF